One window from the genome of Cucumis melo cultivar AY chromosome 12, USDA_Cmelo_AY_1.0, whole genome shotgun sequence encodes:
- the LOC103497078 gene encoding phosphoinositide phospholipase C 4-like isoform X3, with protein sequence MGNYRVCLCFIRRFKMSKEEPPPDVKEAFVKYAGGVAANMTAEQLRSFLVEFQGDQTASLADAQRIVEHVLQRRHHVITKLTKHSLTLDDFYYYLFSMDLNPPISDQYIKETFGDMLFFPEAEYLQEFPSPEELKYRIVISTKPPKEYLRSKNVKGENSFSDDETDDEDGVDTSESESSESDDSDYESYTTGVSEYKRLIAIHAGKPNGGLKEALKVGADKVRRLSLSEKALKKATKAHGMDVIRFTQKNMLRIYPKGTRVNSSNYKPQNAWLHGAQMVAFNMQGHGKSLSLMRGMFRSNGGCGYVKKPDFLITVDSHGKVFDPNANLPVKRTLKVKLYMGVGWNLDFENTHFHLYSPPDFYTRIGIAGAPADEVIKKTEIKEETWSPVWNEEFTFPLTIPELALLRIDVYSYNISDKDVFGGQNCLPVSEVKPGIHAVPLFDRKGSKYSSVKLLMRFEFS encoded by the exons aTGGGAAATTACAGAGTTTGTCTTTGTTTCATTAGAAGATTTAAGATGTCTAAAGAAGAGCCACCACCTGACGTGAAGGAGGCGTTTGTCAAATATGCTGGCGGTGTTGCCGCCAATATGACCGCCGAGCAGCTCCGATCGTTTCTCGTTGAGTTTCAAGGAGATCAGACAGCGTCACTGGCTGATGCTCAACGTATTGTTGAACACGTGCTGCAGCGACGACATCACGTGATCACCAAACTCACCAAACATTCTCTCACTCTTGATGATTTCTATTACTATCTCTTCTCTATGGATCTGAATCCCCCAATTTCGGATCAG TACATAAAGGAAACATTTGGAGATATGCTGTTCTTTCCTGAAGCAGAATATCTACAAGAATTCCCTTCTCCTGAAGAATTGAAGTATCGGATCGTCATTTCAACAAAACCCCCTAAAGAATACCTCAGATCCAAAAATGTGAAAGGAGAGAATTCTTTCAGTGATGATGAGACTGATGATGAAGATGGGGTTGATACG AGCGAGAGTGAATCCAGCGAGAGTGATGACAGTGATTACGAATCTTACACTACAGGTGTATCAGAATACAAACGTCTAATCGCCATTCATGCTGGAAAACCGAACGGAGGTTTGAAGGAAGCTCTAAAAGTTGGAGCTGACAAAGTTAGACGCCTTAGCTTGAGTGAAAAGGCACTCAAAAAGGCAACTAAAGCTCATGGAATGGATGTTATTAG ATTCACCCAGAAAAACATGTTAAGGATATATCCAAAGGGAACTCGGGTAAACTCGTCCAACTACAAGCCACAAAATGCTTGGTTACATGGGGCCCAGATGGTTGCTTTCAATATGCag GGACATGGAAAGTCTCTCAGCTTAATGCGTGGGATGTTTCGATCTAACGGAGGTTGTGGTTATGTGAAAAAACCTGATTTTCTAATCACAGTTGATTCCCATGGCAAGGTGTTTGATCCTAATGCAAATTTGCCAGTTAAAAGAACTTTGAAG GTGAAACTCTACATGGGTGTTGGCTGGAATTTGGATTTTGAAAACACCCACTTTCATTTATATTCCCCACCTGACTTCTACACAAGG ATTGGAATTGCAGGAGCTCCAGCTGATGAGGTAATAAAGAAAACAGAGATCAAAGAAGAAACTTGGAGCCCTGTTTGGAATGAAGAGTTCACATTTCCTTTGACCATTCCTGAACTGGCTTTACTTCGAATTGACGTGTATAGTTACAACATATCAGATAAGGATGTTTTCGGAGGACAAAACTGTCTTCCTGTTTCTGAAGTTAAGCCAGGCATCCATGCTGTTCCTCTTTTTGACCGTAAAGGATCAAAGTACAGTTCTGTAAAGCTTCTAATGCGTTTCGAGTTTTCCTGA
- the LOC103497078 gene encoding phosphoinositide phospholipase C 4-like isoform X1 yields MSKEEPPPDVKEAFVKYAGGVAANMTAEQLRSFLVEFQGDQTASLADAQRIVEHVLQRRHHVITKLTKHSLTLDDFYYYLFSMDLNPPISDQVHQDMRAPLSHYYIYTSHNTYLTGNQLSSNSSDVPIINALKSGVRVVELDLWPNSEEDEIDVLHGRTLTTPVEFVRCLKSIKENAFIASPYPVIITLEDHLTPDLQAKAAEYIKETFGDMLFFPEAEYLQEFPSPEELKYRIVISTKPPKEYLRSKNVKGENSFSDDETDDEDGVDTSESESSESDDSDYESYTTGVSEYKRLIAIHAGKPNGGLKEALKVGADKVRRLSLSEKALKKATKAHGMDVIRFTQKNMLRIYPKGTRVNSSNYKPQNAWLHGAQMVAFNMQGHGKSLSLMRGMFRSNGGCGYVKKPDFLITVDSHGKVFDPNANLPVKRTLKVKLYMGVGWNLDFENTHFHLYSPPDFYTRIGIAGAPADEVIKKTEIKEETWSPVWNEEFTFPLTIPELALLRIDVYSYNISDKDVFGGQNCLPVSEVKPGIHAVPLFDRKGSKYSSVKLLMRFEFS; encoded by the exons ATGTCTAAAGAAGAGCCACCACCTGACGTGAAGGAGGCGTTTGTCAAATATGCTGGCGGTGTTGCCGCCAATATGACCGCCGAGCAGCTCCGATCGTTTCTCGTTGAGTTTCAAGGAGATCAGACAGCGTCACTGGCTGATGCTCAACGTATTGTTGAACACGTGCTGCAGCGACGACATCACGTGATCACCAAACTCACCAAACATTCTCTCACTCTTGATGATTTCTATTACTATCTCTTCTCTATGGATCTGAATCCCCCAATTTCGGATCAG GTTCATCAGGATATGAGAGCTCCATTGTCTCATTATTACATTTACACTAGTCACAACACTTACTTGACTGGGAATCAATTGAGTAGTAATTCTAGTGATGTTCCAATTATAAATGCACTGAAGAGCGGCGTGCGAGTTGTGGAGCTTGATTTATGGCCAAATTctgaagaagatgaaatagaTGTTCTTCATGGAAG GACTTTGACAACACCTGTGGAATTTGTTAGATGTCTGAAATCTATTAAAGAGAATGCTTTCATAGCATCTCCATATCCTGTCATAATTACTCTAGAAGATCACCTTACTCCTGATCTTCAAGCTAAAGCAGCAGAG TACATAAAGGAAACATTTGGAGATATGCTGTTCTTTCCTGAAGCAGAATATCTACAAGAATTCCCTTCTCCTGAAGAATTGAAGTATCGGATCGTCATTTCAACAAAACCCCCTAAAGAATACCTCAGATCCAAAAATGTGAAAGGAGAGAATTCTTTCAGTGATGATGAGACTGATGATGAAGATGGGGTTGATACG AGCGAGAGTGAATCCAGCGAGAGTGATGACAGTGATTACGAATCTTACACTACAGGTGTATCAGAATACAAACGTCTAATCGCCATTCATGCTGGAAAACCGAACGGAGGTTTGAAGGAAGCTCTAAAAGTTGGAGCTGACAAAGTTAGACGCCTTAGCTTGAGTGAAAAGGCACTCAAAAAGGCAACTAAAGCTCATGGAATGGATGTTATTAG ATTCACCCAGAAAAACATGTTAAGGATATATCCAAAGGGAACTCGGGTAAACTCGTCCAACTACAAGCCACAAAATGCTTGGTTACATGGGGCCCAGATGGTTGCTTTCAATATGCag GGACATGGAAAGTCTCTCAGCTTAATGCGTGGGATGTTTCGATCTAACGGAGGTTGTGGTTATGTGAAAAAACCTGATTTTCTAATCACAGTTGATTCCCATGGCAAGGTGTTTGATCCTAATGCAAATTTGCCAGTTAAAAGAACTTTGAAG GTGAAACTCTACATGGGTGTTGGCTGGAATTTGGATTTTGAAAACACCCACTTTCATTTATATTCCCCACCTGACTTCTACACAAGG ATTGGAATTGCAGGAGCTCCAGCTGATGAGGTAATAAAGAAAACAGAGATCAAAGAAGAAACTTGGAGCCCTGTTTGGAATGAAGAGTTCACATTTCCTTTGACCATTCCTGAACTGGCTTTACTTCGAATTGACGTGTATAGTTACAACATATCAGATAAGGATGTTTTCGGAGGACAAAACTGTCTTCCTGTTTCTGAAGTTAAGCCAGGCATCCATGCTGTTCCTCTTTTTGACCGTAAAGGATCAAAGTACAGTTCTGTAAAGCTTCTAATGCGTTTCGAGTTTTCCTGA
- the LOC103497078 gene encoding phosphoinositide phospholipase C 4-like isoform X5, protein MGNYRVCLCFIRRFKMSKEEPPPDVKEAFVKYAGGVAANMTAEQLRSFLVEFQGDQTASLADAQRIVEHVLQRRHHVITKLTKHSLTLDDFYYYLFSMDLNPPISDQVHQDMRAPLSHYYIYTSHNTYLTGNQLSSNSSDVPIINALKSGVRVVELDLWPNSEEDEIDVLHGRTLTTPVEFVRCLKSIKENAFIASPYPVIITLEDHLTPDLQAKAAEYIKETFGDMLFFPEAEYLQEFPSPEELKYRIVISTKPPKEYLRSKNVKGENSFSDDETDDEDGVDTVCSKFYHILASESSESDDSDYESYTTGVSEYKRLIAIHAGKPNGGLKEALKVGADKVRRLSLSEKALKKATKAHGMDVIRFTQKNMLRIYPKGTRVNSSNYKPQNAWLHGAQMVAFNMQGHGKSLSLMRGMFRSNGGCGYVKKPDFLITVDSHGKVFDPNANLPVKRTLKVKLYMGVGWNLDFENTHFHLYSPPDFYTRIGIAGAPADEVIKKTEIKEETWSPVWNEEFTFPLTIPELALLRIDVYSYNISDKDVFGGQNCLPVSEVKPGIHAVPLFDRKGSKYSSVKLLMRFEFS, encoded by the exons aTGGGAAATTACAGAGTTTGTCTTTGTTTCATTAGAAGATTTAAGATGTCTAAAGAAGAGCCACCACCTGACGTGAAGGAGGCGTTTGTCAAATATGCTGGCGGTGTTGCCGCCAATATGACCGCCGAGCAGCTCCGATCGTTTCTCGTTGAGTTTCAAGGAGATCAGACAGCGTCACTGGCTGATGCTCAACGTATTGTTGAACACGTGCTGCAGCGACGACATCACGTGATCACCAAACTCACCAAACATTCTCTCACTCTTGATGATTTCTATTACTATCTCTTCTCTATGGATCTGAATCCCCCAATTTCGGATCAG GTTCATCAGGATATGAGAGCTCCATTGTCTCATTATTACATTTACACTAGTCACAACACTTACTTGACTGGGAATCAATTGAGTAGTAATTCTAGTGATGTTCCAATTATAAATGCACTGAAGAGCGGCGTGCGAGTTGTGGAGCTTGATTTATGGCCAAATTctgaagaagatgaaatagaTGTTCTTCATGGAAG GACTTTGACAACACCTGTGGAATTTGTTAGATGTCTGAAATCTATTAAAGAGAATGCTTTCATAGCATCTCCATATCCTGTCATAATTACTCTAGAAGATCACCTTACTCCTGATCTTCAAGCTAAAGCAGCAGAG TACATAAAGGAAACATTTGGAGATATGCTGTTCTTTCCTGAAGCAGAATATCTACAAGAATTCCCTTCTCCTGAAGAATTGAAGTATCGGATCGTCATTTCAACAAAACCCCCTAAAGAATACCTCAGATCCAAAAATGTGAAAGGAGAGAATTCTTTCAGTGATGATGAGACTGATGATGAAGATGGGGTTGATACGGTCTGCTCGAAATTTTACCACATTTTAGCT AGTGAATCCAGCGAGAGTGATGACAGTGATTACGAATCTTACACTACAGGTGTATCAGAATACAAACGTCTAATCGCCATTCATGCTGGAAAACCGAACGGAGGTTTGAAGGAAGCTCTAAAAGTTGGAGCTGACAAAGTTAGACGCCTTAGCTTGAGTGAAAAGGCACTCAAAAAGGCAACTAAAGCTCATGGAATGGATGTTATTAG ATTCACCCAGAAAAACATGTTAAGGATATATCCAAAGGGAACTCGGGTAAACTCGTCCAACTACAAGCCACAAAATGCTTGGTTACATGGGGCCCAGATGGTTGCTTTCAATATGCag GGACATGGAAAGTCTCTCAGCTTAATGCGTGGGATGTTTCGATCTAACGGAGGTTGTGGTTATGTGAAAAAACCTGATTTTCTAATCACAGTTGATTCCCATGGCAAGGTGTTTGATCCTAATGCAAATTTGCCAGTTAAAAGAACTTTGAAG GTGAAACTCTACATGGGTGTTGGCTGGAATTTGGATTTTGAAAACACCCACTTTCATTTATATTCCCCACCTGACTTCTACACAAGG ATTGGAATTGCAGGAGCTCCAGCTGATGAGGTAATAAAGAAAACAGAGATCAAAGAAGAAACTTGGAGCCCTGTTTGGAATGAAGAGTTCACATTTCCTTTGACCATTCCTGAACTGGCTTTACTTCGAATTGACGTGTATAGTTACAACATATCAGATAAGGATGTTTTCGGAGGACAAAACTGTCTTCCTGTTTCTGAAGTTAAGCCAGGCATCCATGCTGTTCCTCTTTTTGACCGTAAAGGATCAAAGTACAGTTCTGTAAAGCTTCTAATGCGTTTCGAGTTTTCCTGA
- the LOC103497078 gene encoding phosphoinositide phospholipase C 4-like isoform X2 — protein MGNYRVCLCFIRRFKMSKEEPPPDVKEAFVKYAGGVAANMTAEQLRSFLVEFQGDQTASLADAQRIVEHVLQRRHHVITKLTKHSLTLDDFYYYLFSMDLNPPISDQVHQDMRAPLSHYYIYTSHNTYLTGNQLSSNSSDVPIINALKSGVRVVELDLWPNSEEDEIDVLHGRTLTTPVEFVRCLKSIKENAFIASPYPVIITLEDHLTPDLQAKAAEYIKETFGDMLFFPEAEYLQEFPSPEELKYRIVISTKPPKEYLRSKNVKGENSFSDDETDDEDGVDTSESESSESDDSDYESYTTGVSEYKRLIAIHAGKPNGGLKEALKVGADKVRRLSLSEKALKKATKAHGMDVIRFTQKNMLRIYPKGTRVNSSNYKPQNAWLHGAQMVAFNMQGHGKSLSLMRGMFRSNGGCGYVKKPDFLITVDSHGKVFDPNANLPVKRTLKVKLYMGVGWNLDFENTHFHLYSPPDFYTRIGIAGAPADEVIKKTEIKEETWSPVWNEEFTFPLTIPELALLRIDVYSYNISDKDVFGGQNCLPVSEVKPGIHAVPLFDRKGSKYSSVKLLMRFEFS, from the exons aTGGGAAATTACAGAGTTTGTCTTTGTTTCATTAGAAGATTTAAGATGTCTAAAGAAGAGCCACCACCTGACGTGAAGGAGGCGTTTGTCAAATATGCTGGCGGTGTTGCCGCCAATATGACCGCCGAGCAGCTCCGATCGTTTCTCGTTGAGTTTCAAGGAGATCAGACAGCGTCACTGGCTGATGCTCAACGTATTGTTGAACACGTGCTGCAGCGACGACATCACGTGATCACCAAACTCACCAAACATTCTCTCACTCTTGATGATTTCTATTACTATCTCTTCTCTATGGATCTGAATCCCCCAATTTCGGATCAG GTTCATCAGGATATGAGAGCTCCATTGTCTCATTATTACATTTACACTAGTCACAACACTTACTTGACTGGGAATCAATTGAGTAGTAATTCTAGTGATGTTCCAATTATAAATGCACTGAAGAGCGGCGTGCGAGTTGTGGAGCTTGATTTATGGCCAAATTctgaagaagatgaaatagaTGTTCTTCATGGAAG GACTTTGACAACACCTGTGGAATTTGTTAGATGTCTGAAATCTATTAAAGAGAATGCTTTCATAGCATCTCCATATCCTGTCATAATTACTCTAGAAGATCACCTTACTCCTGATCTTCAAGCTAAAGCAGCAGAG TACATAAAGGAAACATTTGGAGATATGCTGTTCTTTCCTGAAGCAGAATATCTACAAGAATTCCCTTCTCCTGAAGAATTGAAGTATCGGATCGTCATTTCAACAAAACCCCCTAAAGAATACCTCAGATCCAAAAATGTGAAAGGAGAGAATTCTTTCAGTGATGATGAGACTGATGATGAAGATGGGGTTGATACG AGCGAGAGTGAATCCAGCGAGAGTGATGACAGTGATTACGAATCTTACACTACAGGTGTATCAGAATACAAACGTCTAATCGCCATTCATGCTGGAAAACCGAACGGAGGTTTGAAGGAAGCTCTAAAAGTTGGAGCTGACAAAGTTAGACGCCTTAGCTTGAGTGAAAAGGCACTCAAAAAGGCAACTAAAGCTCATGGAATGGATGTTATTAG ATTCACCCAGAAAAACATGTTAAGGATATATCCAAAGGGAACTCGGGTAAACTCGTCCAACTACAAGCCACAAAATGCTTGGTTACATGGGGCCCAGATGGTTGCTTTCAATATGCag GGACATGGAAAGTCTCTCAGCTTAATGCGTGGGATGTTTCGATCTAACGGAGGTTGTGGTTATGTGAAAAAACCTGATTTTCTAATCACAGTTGATTCCCATGGCAAGGTGTTTGATCCTAATGCAAATTTGCCAGTTAAAAGAACTTTGAAG GTGAAACTCTACATGGGTGTTGGCTGGAATTTGGATTTTGAAAACACCCACTTTCATTTATATTCCCCACCTGACTTCTACACAAGG ATTGGAATTGCAGGAGCTCCAGCTGATGAGGTAATAAAGAAAACAGAGATCAAAGAAGAAACTTGGAGCCCTGTTTGGAATGAAGAGTTCACATTTCCTTTGACCATTCCTGAACTGGCTTTACTTCGAATTGACGTGTATAGTTACAACATATCAGATAAGGATGTTTTCGGAGGACAAAACTGTCTTCCTGTTTCTGAAGTTAAGCCAGGCATCCATGCTGTTCCTCTTTTTGACCGTAAAGGATCAAAGTACAGTTCTGTAAAGCTTCTAATGCGTTTCGAGTTTTCCTGA
- the LOC103497078 gene encoding phosphoinositide phospholipase C 4-like isoform X4, translating into MGNYRVCLCFIRRFKMSKEEPPPDVKEAFVKYAGGVAANMTAEQLRSFLVEFQGDQTASLADAQRIVEHVLQRRHHVITKLTKHSLTLDDFYYYLFSMDLNPPISDQVHQDMRAPLSHYYIYTSHNTYLTGNQLSSNSSDVPIINALKSGVRVVELDLWPNSEEDEIDVLHGRTLTTPVEFVRCLKSIKENAFIASPYPVIITLEDHLTPDLQAKAAEYIKETFGDMLFFPEAEYLQEFPSPEELKYRIVISTKPPKEYLRSKNVKGENSFSDDETDDEDGYLDGVYNFVGLQSESESSESDDSDYESYTTGVSEYKRLIAIHAGKPNGGLKEALKVGADKVRRLSLSEKALKKATKAHGMDVIRFTQKNMLRIYPKGTRVNSSNYKPQNAWLHGAQMVAFNMQGHGKSLSLMRGMFRSNGGCGYVKKPDFLITVDSHGKVFDPNANLPVKRTLKVKLYMGVGWNLDFENTHFHLYSPPDFYTRIGIAGAPADEVIKKTEIKEETWSPVWNEEFTFPLTIPELALLRIDVYSYNISDKDVFGGQNCLPVSEVKPGIHAVPLFDRKGSKYSSVKLLMRFEFS; encoded by the exons aTGGGAAATTACAGAGTTTGTCTTTGTTTCATTAGAAGATTTAAGATGTCTAAAGAAGAGCCACCACCTGACGTGAAGGAGGCGTTTGTCAAATATGCTGGCGGTGTTGCCGCCAATATGACCGCCGAGCAGCTCCGATCGTTTCTCGTTGAGTTTCAAGGAGATCAGACAGCGTCACTGGCTGATGCTCAACGTATTGTTGAACACGTGCTGCAGCGACGACATCACGTGATCACCAAACTCACCAAACATTCTCTCACTCTTGATGATTTCTATTACTATCTCTTCTCTATGGATCTGAATCCCCCAATTTCGGATCAG GTTCATCAGGATATGAGAGCTCCATTGTCTCATTATTACATTTACACTAGTCACAACACTTACTTGACTGGGAATCAATTGAGTAGTAATTCTAGTGATGTTCCAATTATAAATGCACTGAAGAGCGGCGTGCGAGTTGTGGAGCTTGATTTATGGCCAAATTctgaagaagatgaaatagaTGTTCTTCATGGAAG GACTTTGACAACACCTGTGGAATTTGTTAGATGTCTGAAATCTATTAAAGAGAATGCTTTCATAGCATCTCCATATCCTGTCATAATTACTCTAGAAGATCACCTTACTCCTGATCTTCAAGCTAAAGCAGCAGAG TACATAAAGGAAACATTTGGAGATATGCTGTTCTTTCCTGAAGCAGAATATCTACAAGAATTCCCTTCTCCTGAAGAATTGAAGTATCGGATCGTCATTTCAACAAAACCCCCTAAAGAATACCTCAGATCCAAAAATGTGAAAGGAGAGAATTCTTTCAGTGATGATGAGACTGATGATGAAGATGGG TATCTTGATGGAGTATACAACTTCGTTGGGTTGCAGAGCGAGAGTGAATCCAGCGAGAGTGATGACAGTGATTACGAATCTTACACTACAGGTGTATCAGAATACAAACGTCTAATCGCCATTCATGCTGGAAAACCGAACGGAGGTTTGAAGGAAGCTCTAAAAGTTGGAGCTGACAAAGTTAGACGCCTTAGCTTGAGTGAAAAGGCACTCAAAAAGGCAACTAAAGCTCATGGAATGGATGTTATTAG ATTCACCCAGAAAAACATGTTAAGGATATATCCAAAGGGAACTCGGGTAAACTCGTCCAACTACAAGCCACAAAATGCTTGGTTACATGGGGCCCAGATGGTTGCTTTCAATATGCag GGACATGGAAAGTCTCTCAGCTTAATGCGTGGGATGTTTCGATCTAACGGAGGTTGTGGTTATGTGAAAAAACCTGATTTTCTAATCACAGTTGATTCCCATGGCAAGGTGTTTGATCCTAATGCAAATTTGCCAGTTAAAAGAACTTTGAAG GTGAAACTCTACATGGGTGTTGGCTGGAATTTGGATTTTGAAAACACCCACTTTCATTTATATTCCCCACCTGACTTCTACACAAGG ATTGGAATTGCAGGAGCTCCAGCTGATGAGGTAATAAAGAAAACAGAGATCAAAGAAGAAACTTGGAGCCCTGTTTGGAATGAAGAGTTCACATTTCCTTTGACCATTCCTGAACTGGCTTTACTTCGAATTGACGTGTATAGTTACAACATATCAGATAAGGATGTTTTCGGAGGACAAAACTGTCTTCCTGTTTCTGAAGTTAAGCCAGGCATCCATGCTGTTCCTCTTTTTGACCGTAAAGGATCAAAGTACAGTTCTGTAAAGCTTCTAATGCGTTTCGAGTTTTCCTGA